A part of Sugiyamaella lignohabitans strain CBS 10342 chromosome D, complete sequence genomic DNA contains:
- the GCD10 gene encoding Gcd10p (Subunit of tRNA (1-methyladenosine) methyltransferase with Gcd14p; required for the modification of the adenine at position 58 in tRNAs, especially tRNAi-Met; first identified as a negative regulator of GCN4 expression; GO_component: GO:0005634 - nucleus [Evidence IEA,IEA]; GO_component: GO:0005634 - nucleus [Evidence IDA] [PMID 9851972]; GO_component: GO:0031515 - tRNA (m1A) methyltransferase complex [Evidence IDA,IPI] [PMID 10779558]; GO_function: GO:0003723 - RNA binding [Evidence IEA]; GO_function: GO:0016429 - tRNA (adenine-N1-)-methyltransferase activity [Evidence IDA] [PMID 10779558]; GO_function: GO:0003743 - translation initiation factor activity [Evidence IEA]; GO_process: GO:0006446 - regulation of translational initiation [Evidence IEA]; GO_process: GO:0030488 - tRNA methylation [Evidence IDA] [PMID 10779558]; GO_process: GO:0008033 - tRNA processing [Evidence IEA]; GO_process: GO:0006413 - translational initiation [Evidence IEA]), whose translation MTSTRQQKQLQSLQQQDPESIDYSHEFDQTHIKPGQYVMIRLPSENFRVLQLHPGQTVNLGKFGSFKVDDILNHPYGYTYEIGADNKLSIVNHNYELDNQDEPVSELAPHENNRELVDDSSVQGLSMAEIEELKKGGLSGKQIIEKVKTSHSSFDKKTAFSKEKYLKRKQQKFLNQFTPEPIGSAELIDIYLDKDASRIQNMSEESLALMLSLANVRPGGTYLVVDDISGLLVGAMMERMGGEGLIVVAHDNEHPNLDGLRYMNYSQGLIAKMIKTVNWLEFFEPSEIEPFEEKTTEELQQLKSNQRGQYYRRRTRYNDSVTVQNLISNSGFDGLLVATGLHLASLIPRIIPAVGGSRPIVMFSETKELLTETTLVLHKDFRVISPTILETRLRKYQTLPGRMHPHMTSRGGGGYVLWGIRVFPDENANAVGKVHRKRKATDSGTSTPAEE comes from the coding sequence ATGACATCCAcgaggcagcagaaacagctTCAGTCgctgcaacagcaggatCCTGAATCAATTGATTATTCTCACGAGTTTGATCAGACTCATATTAAACCAGGCCAATATGTCATGATTCGATTGCCTTCAGAAAACTTCCGAGTTTTACAGCTACATCCAGGTCAGACGGTGAATCTGGGAAAATTCGGCAGTTTCAAAGTAGACGACATTCTTAATCATCCATATGGATATACTTATGAaattggtgctgataaCAAACTATCTATTGTGAATCATAACTACGAATTAGATAACCAGGACGAGCCTGTATCGGAATTAGCTCCTCATGAGAACAACCGAGAGCTGGTGGATGATTCCTCAGTACAGGGTCTGTCTATGGCCGAGATTGAAGAACTCAAAAAAGGTGGTCTGTCAGGAAAACAAATCATCGAAAAAGTCAAGACATCACATTCCAGTTTTGACAAGAAGACGgcattttcaaaagaaaaatatctCAAGCGTAAACAACAGAAATTCTTGAATCAGTTCACACCTGAACCCATTGGCAGTGCCGAACtgattgatatttatttagatAAAGACGCTTCGCGTATTCAGAATATGAGTGAAGAGTCTCTTGCATTAATGCTGAGTTTGGCCAATGTTCGACCAGGAGGTACTTATCTTGTTGTAGACGACATCAGTGGATTGCTTGTTGGAGCTATGATGGAACGAATGGGTGGTGAAGGACTGATTGTAGTGGCTCATGATAACGAGCATCCTAATCTCGATGGACTACGATATATGAACTACTCTCAAGGACTCATTGCCAAAATGATCAAAACTGTCAATTGGTTAGAGTTCTTTGAACCGTCGGAAATCGAGCCGTTTGAGGAAAAAACCACTGAAGAGCTGCAGCAACTCAAGTCAAACCAACGAGGACAATACTATCGTCGTCGTACCAGATATAATGACTCGGTTACCGTTCAAAATCTCATCAGCAATTCCGGTTTTGATGGATTATTAGTTGCTACTGGTCTTCATTTAGCGTCCTTGATCCCCCGTATCATTCCCGCTGTTGGCGGATCACGACCAATTGTAATGTTCAGCGAGACCAAAGAATTACTCACTGAAACAACCCTGGTCCTACATAAGGATTTCCGAGTCATTTCTCCCACAATCTTAGAGACTCGACTCCGTAAATACCAGACACTTCCTGGCAGAATGCATCCTCACATGACGTCTCGTGGCGGCGGTGGATATGTTCTCTGGGGAATCCGTGTGTTCCCAGACgaaaatgccaatgctgttgGTAAGGTCCACAGAAAGCGGAAAGCCACTGATTCGGGTACAAGCACACCTGCtgaagaataa
- a CDS encoding putative cysteine synthase (Putative cysteine synthase; localized to the mitochondrial outer membrane; GO_component: GO:0005741 - mitochondrial outer membrane [Evidence IDA] [PMID 16407407]; GO_component: GO:0005739 - mitochondrion [Evidence IDA] [PMID 14562095]; GO_component: GO:0005739 - mitochondrion [Evidence IDA] [PMID 14576278]; GO_component: GO:0005739 - mitochondrion [Evidence IDA] [PMID 16823961]; GO_function: GO:0004124 - cysteine synthase activity [Evidence IEA]; GO_function: GO:0003674 - molecular_function [Evidence ND]; GO_function: GO:0016740 - transferase activity [Evidence IEA]; GO_process: GO:0008150 - biological_process [Evidence ND]; GO_process: GO:0008652 - cellular amino acid biosynthetic process [Evidence IEA]; GO_process: GO:0019344 - cysteine biosynthetic process [Evidence IEA,IEA]; GO_process: GO:0006535 - cysteine biosynthetic process from serine [Evidence IEA]) encodes MTHYSRSEDIVLTIYIRDPDRTMLAKRLVLSSGLLGKGSVSLAARGYATIGTAADGGPFVPPFIPLVSESGFPGAVGNTPLVRLNKLSDETGTNIYGKAEFMNPGGSVKDRAALFIIQDAEKKGLIKPGGTIVEGTAGNTGIGLAHMCRARGYKCVIYMPNTQSQGKIDHLRRLGAEVYPVPAVAFDNPDNYNHQAKRHADRLDNAVWTNQFDNVANRQAHIETTGPEIWAQTNGKLDAFTCATGTGGSLAGTTRYLKEISNGRVKAFLADPPGSVLHSYISSGGKLIERSGSSITEGIGQGRVTDNLKPDIELMDGSLTISDEKTINMVYRLLDEEGLYLGASSCLNVVAAYEVAQKLGPGSTVVTLLCDSADRYADRLFSRKWLQSKNLDVLPEHLQKYIVLE; translated from the coding sequence ATGACACATTATAGCCGATCTGAAGATATCGTTTTGACGATATATATTCGAGATCCAGACCGAACGATGCTGGCCAAGAGACTTGTTTTGAGCAGTGGGCTCCTTGGCAAGGGAAGTGTGTCGTTGGCTGCTAGAGGCTATGCTACAATTGGTACTGCTGCCGATGGTGGGCCATTTGTCCCTCCATTCATTCCGCTGGTGTCCGAGAGTGGATTCCCAGGAGCAGTTGGTAATACTCCACTTGTGCGATTAAACAAGTTGAGTGACGAGACTGGTACCAATATTTATGGAAAAGCCGAGTTTATGAACCCTGGTGGTTCGGTTAAGGATAGAGCTGCGTTGTTCATTATCCAGGATGCCGAAAAGAAGGGACTTATTAAACCAGGTGGTACCATTGTCGAAGGTACCGCTGGTAACACCGGTATCGGTCTTGCTCACATGTGTCGTGCTAGAGGCTATAAGTGTGTCATTTATATGCCCAACACCCAATCTCAAGGTAAAATTGACCATCTTAGAAGATTAGGTGCCGAGGTGTATCCAGTGCCGGCAGTTGCATTTGATAATCCTGACAATTATAACCACCAAGCCAAGCGTCATGCCGACAGATTGGACAATGCTGTGTGGACCAACCAATTCGACAATGTTGCCAACCGTCAAGCTCATATTGAGACCACAGGTCCTGAAATCTGGGCTCAGACCAATGGCAAATTAGATGCTTTTACATGTGCTACTGGTACCGGAGGTTCTCTCGCTGGTACTACCAGATATCTGAAAGAGATTTCCAATGGTCGAGTCAAGGCATTTTTGGCTGATCCACCAGGCAGTGTTCTCCACAGCTATATTTCATCTGGTGGTAAACTGATTGAGCGAAGCGGATCCAGTATTACTGAGGGAATTGGTCAAGGTAGAGTTACCGATAACCTTAAGCCCGATATTGAGCTTATGGACGGTTCCCTGACCATTTCTGATGAAAAGACCATCAACATGGTATACAGACTTCTGGATGAAGAGGGGCTTTATCTCGGAGCATCGTCTTGTTTGAATGTTGTAGCTGCCTATGAAGTAGCACAAAAGCTTGGACCAGGAAGCACCGTCGTTACTCTTCTCTGTGACAGTGCTGACAGATATGCCGACCGACTGTTCAGTCGCAAATGGCTTCAATCCAAGAACTTGGACGTTCTTCCTGAACACCTGCAAAAATATATCGTTTTGGAGTAA
- the MTQ1 gene encoding Mtq1p (S-adenosylmethionine-dependent methyltransferase; methylates translational release factor Mrf1p; similar to E.coli PrmC; is not an essential gene; GO_component: GO:0005739 - mitochondrion [Evidence IEA,IEA]; GO_component: GO:0005739 - mitochondrion [Evidence IDA] [PMID 14562095]; GO_function: GO:0008757 - S-adenosylmethionine-dependent methyltransferase activity [Evidence IDA,IMP] [PMID 16321977]; GO_function: GO:0008168 - methyltransferase activity [Evidence IEA,IEA]; GO_function: GO:0008276 - protein methyltransferase activity [Evidence IEA]; GO_function: GO:0016740 - transferase activity [Evidence IEA]; GO_process: GO:0032259 - methylation [Evidence IEA]; GO_process: GO:0006479 - protein methylation [Evidence IEA]; GO_process: GO:0006451 - translational readthrough [Evidence IGI] [PMID 16321977]): protein MRGRGVPLQYIIGSQPFGDLDIKCARGVLIPRWETEEWTLKLAQLLQYQQLIEQDQNSSRPHSQMTVVDLCTGTGCIPLSLASKLRNTVAYGVDISQKAVKLFKSNIKSVNRSRRLDKRNSKVIPAQGDISIDPYVFCEKTGITDADIVTANPPYIGRREFFSQTERSVRLYEPHQALLGGLEFYRWIYDLSVHLQAKGLVCEVGNAGQIDFMRSLGAKNGWSSSEFHDLNGHPRAVVMWKDPSWSFLEAL, encoded by the coding sequence ATGCGAGGTCGTGGAGTTCCATTACAGTATATTATTGGATCACAGCCATTTGGCGACCTCGATATTAAATGTGCTAGAGGTGTGCTGATTCCACGGTGGGAAACTGAAGAATGGACTCTGAAATTGGCCCAACTACTacagtatcagcagctgaTAGAGCAGGATcagaacagcagcagacctCACAGCCAGATGACAGTAGTTGATCTTTGTACAGGTACTGGTTGTATTCCACTGTCTCTAGCCAGTAAATTGAGAAATACTGTAGCATATGGAGTGGATATTTCACAAAAGGCAGTGAAATTATTCAAATCTAATATCAAGAGTGTGAACCGCTCGCGGCGGCTCGACAAACGTAACAGCAAGGTGATCCCAGCTCAGGGAGATATCTCAATTGATCCGTATGTGTTCTGTGAAAAAACAGGCATtactgatgctgatattgtcACGGCAAATCCACCGTATATCGGCAGAAGAGAGTTTTTCAGCCAAACAGAGCGGTCAGTCAGGCTGTACGAGCCACATCAAGCGCTTCTTGGAGGACTGGAATTCTACCGATGGATCTATGATCTTTCTGTCCACCTCCAAGCAAAAGGACTAGTGTGTGAAGTAGGAAATGCGGGTCAGATCGATTTCATGAGGTCGTTAGGAGCAAAAAACGGGTGGTCCAGCTCGGAGTTCCACGATCTCAATGGACATCCCCGTGCCGTAGTCATGTGGAAGGACCCCTCCTGGTCATTCTTAGAAGCTCTATGA
- the NCL1 gene encoding Ncl1p (S-adenosyl-L-methionine-dependent tRNA: m5C-methyltransferase; methylates cytosine to m5C at several positions in tRNAs and intron-containing pre-tRNAs; increases proportion of tRNALeu(CAA) with m5C at wobble position in response to hydrogen peroxide, causing selective translation of mRNA from genes enriched in TTG codon; loss of NCL1 confers hypersensitivity to oxidative stress; similar to Nop2p and human proliferation associated nucleolar protein p120; GO_component: GO:0005730 - nucleolus [Evidence IEA]; GO_component: GO:0005634 - nucleus [Evidence IEA]; GO_component: GO:0005634 - nucleus [Evidence IDA] [PMID 9767141]; GO_function: GO:0003723 - RNA binding [Evidence IEA,IEA]; GO_function: GO:0008168 - methyltransferase activity [Evidence IEA,IEA]; GO_function: GO:0016428 - tRNA (cytosine-5-)-methyltransferase activity [Evidence IEA]; GO_function: GO:0016428 - tRNA (cytosine-5-)-methyltransferase activity [Evidence IDA] [PMID 10445884]; GO_function: GO:0000049 - tRNA binding [Evidence IEA]; GO_function: GO:0000049 - tRNA binding [Evidence IDA] [PMID 17567576]; GO_function: GO:0016740 - transferase activity [Evidence IEA]; GO_process: GO:0070301 - cellular response to hydrogen peroxide [Evidence IMP] [PMID 22760636]; GO_process: GO:0032259 - methylation [Evidence IEA]; GO_process: GO:0030488 - tRNA methylation [Evidence IDA] [PMID 10445884]; GO_process: GO:0008033 - tRNA processing [Evidence IEA]; GO_process: GO:0002127 - wobble base cytosine methylation [Evidence IMP] [PMID 22760636]), with protein sequence MGRKAKNKQPAPPSLDEFHEGKKRKGHKSAGSSSSSSKKHKPNGTNGTTEHKSKRSSKSKTSAPIDKEEIEKTKKSLFENSDEEEDDDVVGSELDDDEFYDSDEDRQAKPMFSDDDEDDEILEQMNKKAAATFGLEDSEDEEDDDEDEEENDEFDVDEEDEDDDEDDEDGEDDSGKYATEEAPKAHVLPSEQEKEIETQHPTDLHALRTRILEVVKVLEDFKTLAEEGRSRSEYTDQLLDDIAAYYGYSRYLAEKLFNLFSPAEAIEFFEANEVARPVTIRTNTLKTRRRDLAQALINRGVNLQPIGKWTKVGLQVFESQVPIGATPEYLAGHYILQAASSFLPVMALDPQENERVLDMASAPGGKTTFISAMMKNTGCVFANDSNKSRTKSLIANIHRLGCSNTIVCNYDAREFPKVIGGFDRVLLDAPCSGTGVIAKDPAVKTSRTEKDFIQLPHLQKQLLLSAIDSVDASSKTGGVIVYSTCSVMVEENEAVVDYVLRKRPNVKLVETHLEIGKEGFTNFRGKKFDPSVKLTRRYYPHTYNVDGFYVAKFQKTSGSFHDNSKAGAREKERAIREDEDAEPLIHGDFAEFNDPEDSALIEQTRRRSMKKKGLNPNAHKPKPAKN encoded by the coding sequence ATGGGAAGAAAAGCCAAGAATAAGCAACCCGCTCCTCCCTCATTAGATGAGTTTCATGAGGGTAAGAAGCGTAAGGGACACAAATCAGCCGGTTCGAGCTCGTCTTCCTCGAAGAAACATAAGCCTAATGGTACTAATGGCACCACTGAACACAAAAGTAAAAGAAGCTCAAAATCGAAAACTTCTGCTCCTATTGATAAAGAGGAAATTGAAAAGACCAAGAAGAGTCTGTTTGAGAACtctgatgaggaggaagatgacgatgtgGTAGGAAGTGAGctagatgatgatgaattcTATGATTCAGACGAAGACCGTCAAGCTAAACCAATGTTcagtgatgacgatgaagatgacgagatTCTTGAACAAATGAATAAGAAAGCCGCTGCTACTTTCGGTTTAGAAGATAgtgaagacgaagaggacgatgacgaggatgaagaggagaatGACGAGTTTGATGTCGATGAGGAAGACGAggacgatgacgaagatgacgaagatggaGAAGATGATAGTGGCAAATATGCCACTGAAGAAGCTCCTAAAGCACATGTTCTGCCTtctgaacaagaaaaagagatagAAACACAACATCCAACAGACTTGCACGCATTACGAACCCGTATTCTCGAAGTTGTCAAGGTTCTTGAAGATTTCAAGACCCTGGCTGAAGAAGGCCGTAGCAGATCTGAATATACCGACCAGCTGTTAGACGATATTGCCGCTTACTACGGATATTCACGTTATTTGGCTGAAAAGCTGTTTAATCTGTTTTCACCAGCTGAAGCTATTGAGTTCTTCGAGGCCAACGAAGTAGCCAGACCAGTTACTATTCGTACCAACACcttgaaaacaagaagaagagaccTTGCTCAGGCTCTTATTAACAGAGGAGTCAACCTTCAACCCATTGGTAAATGGACTAAGGTCGGTTTACAAGTGTTCGAGTCTCAAGTGCCTATTGGAGCCACCCCAGAATACCTTGCTGGACACTATATTCTTCAAGCCGCATCTTCTTTCTTACCAGTCATGGCCTTGGATCCACAGGAGAATGAGCGGGTGCTAGATATGGCCTCGGCTCCCGGTGGTAAAACGACATTCATTTCTGCCATGATGAAAAACACCGGTTGTGTGTTTGCCAACGACTCTAACAAATCGAGAACCAAGTCTCTGATTGCCAACATCCACCGTCTTGGCTGTTCCAACACCATTGTATGTAACTACGATGCTCGTGAGTTCCCTAAAGTCATTGGTGGATTCGACAGAGTGCTGTTGGATGCTCCATGTTCAGGTACTGGTGTTATTGCCAAGGACCCAGCTGTCAAGACCAGTAGAACCGAGAAAGATTTCATTCAACTGCCACATCTCCAGAAACAACTGCTTCTGTCGGCCATAGACTCTGTGGATGCCAGTTCAAAGACCGGAGGTGTGATTGTATACTCGACCTGTTCGGTCATGGTTGAAGAGAAcgaggctgttgttgactaTGTTCTCCGTAAACGACCCAACGTCAAGCTTGTTGAGACTCATCTGGAGATCGGAAAAGAAGGGTTCACGAATTTCCGAGGCAAGAAGTTTGATCCTTCAGTCAAACTGACCCGAAGATACTACCCTCACACATACAATGTCGACGGATTCTACGTGGCCAAATTCCAGAAGACCTCAGGTTCGTTCCACGACAACAGCAAGGCTGGTGCCAGAGAAAAGGAACGAGCCATCCGcgaagatgaggatgctGAGCCACTCATCCACGGCGACTTTGCCGAGTTCAACGACCCCGAAGACTCTGCCCTCATCGAGCAAACTAGACGTCGCTCCATGAAAAAGAAGGGTCTCAACCCCAATGCACACAAACCCAAGCCTGCCAAGAACTAA
- the PPH21 gene encoding phosphoprotein phosphatase 2A catalytic subunit PPH21 (Catalytic subunit of protein phosphatase 2A (PP2A); functionally redundant with Pph22p; methylated at C terminus; forms alternate complexes with several regulatory subunits; involved in signal transduction and regulation of mitosis; forms nuclear foci upon DNA replication stress; PPH21 has a paralog, PPH22, that arose from the whole genome duplication; GO_component: GO:0005737 - cytoplasm [Evidence IDA] [PMID 22842922]; GO_component: GO:0005634 - nucleus [Evidence IDA] [PMID 22842922]; GO_component: GO:0000159 - protein phosphatase type 2A complex [Evidence IDA] [PMID 17550305]; GO_function: GO:0016787 - hydrolase activity [Evidence IEA,IEA]; GO_function: GO:0046872 - metal ion binding [Evidence IEA]; GO_function: GO:0004721 - phosphoprotein phosphatase activity [Evidence IEA,IEA]; GO_function: GO:0004722 - protein serine/threonine phosphatase activity [Evidence IMP] [PMID 2176150]; GO_process: GO:0000082 - G1/S transition of mitotic cell cycle [Evidence IGI] [PMID 12518319]; GO_process: GO:0007015 - actin filament organization [Evidence TAS] [PMID 9001215]; GO_process: GO:0007117 - budding cell bud growth [Evidence TAS] [PMID 9001215]; GO_process: GO:0007094 - mitotic spindle assembly checkpoint [Evidence IPI] [PMID 9001215]; GO_process: GO:0006470 - protein dephosphorylation [Evidence TAS] [PMID 9001215]; GO_process: GO:0006417 - regulation of translation [Evidence IPI] [PMID 10329624]): protein MEVDQEDPLSQVKHPASTSRSGDGIPEIKPAENLHSIGIGILETWIERLLKCEILSESQVMRLCDTAREILVNESNVQPVSSPVTICGDIHGQFHDLLELFRIGGPCPDTNYLFMGDYVDRGYFSVETISLLLAYKVRYPHRITILRGNHESRQITQVYGFYDECLRKYGNTKVWTAFTDLFDYLPLTALVENRIFCLHGGLSPSIETLDQIVQLDRFQEAPHEGPVCDLLWSDPDERSAWGVSPRGAGFTFGFDISSQFNHANSLSLIARAHQLIMEGYQFTHEERVVTIFSAPNYCYRCGNQAAIMEVDENMNTTFLQFDPSPRSGQSNFSRRTPDYFL from the coding sequence ATGGAAGTCGACCAAGAAGATCCTCTGAGTCAGGTTAAACATCCAGCGTCGACGTCCCGCTCGGGAGATGGCATCCCAGAAATCAAACCCGCTGAAAATCTGCATTCTATCGGTATTGGCATTCTAGAAACCTGGATTGAACGACTGCTAAAATGCGAGATTCTTAGCGAATCTCAGGTGATGAGATTATGTGACACAGCACGAGAGATCCTCGTCAATGAATCCAATGTCCAGCCAGTGAGCTCGCCAGTCACTATTTGTGGCGATATTCATGGCCAGTTCCACGACTTGCTGGAACTTTTCCGTATAGGCGGCCCTTGTCCAGACACCAATTACTTGTTCATGGGTGATTATGTCGATAGAGGGTATTTCTCGGTAGAGACTATTAGCCTGCTACTTGCATACAAAGTCCGCTATCCTCATCGTATAACGATTCTTCGTGGAAATCACGAATCACGCCAGATTACTCAGGTTTATGGGTTTTATGATGAATGTTTGCGAAAATATGGCAATACTAAAGTATGGACAGCATTTACTGACTTGTTTGATTACCTGCCTCTGACTGCTTTAGTTGAGAATAGGATTTTCTGTTTACATGGAGGACTGTCTCCTTCTATTGAAACTCTGGACCAAATCGTGCAATTGGACAGATTTCAGGAAGCTCCTCATGAAGGACCAGTATGTGACTTGCTGTGGTCGGATCCCGATGAACGCTCGGCATGGGGTGTATCTCCTCGAGGTGCTGGATTCACTTTTGGTTTCGATATATCCAGTCAATTCAACCATGCCAACTCGCTCTCTCTAATAGCTCGAGCCCATCAGCTCATCATGGAAGGCTACCAATTCACCCACGAAGAACGGGTTGTCACCATCTTCTCGGCCCCAAACTACTGCTACCGATGTGGAAACCAGGCCGCTATCATGGAAGTCGACGAAAACATGAACACAACCTTCCTCCAGTTCGACCCCAGTCCGCGCTCTGGACAATCTAATTTCTCTCGTCGCACTCCAGATTACTTTTTATAG